The following is a genomic window from Vicinamibacteria bacterium.
GAACCGCTCGAGGTCGACGCCAAGCGGGAGAAAGGTCACGCCACCGTATCGTTCGCCGAGGAGGGCTGCGGCGATCGATCCGGCGGTGACGCACGCCGCGCGCGCAAGAGCTCGGGAAACGAAATAGCGGTTCAAAATACTCGTTCGCCCCCCGTAATCGATGTCCGGCATCGCGACGAGCTCACCGCCGGCAATCGTGACGATTGCGGGCCGTCGCAGCCATCGCGCCGCCTGGATGGCGAGGTAGCCGGGCTCGTCGGCCCAGAACGCATGTATCACATCGAAGGATCGGCGCAGGTGCTGGGAAAGGATGATTCGACCGGCGCGTGAAAGGAGCAGAGCTCGGGAGAGACCCTTCGATTGAGCTCCGGCCACGGGGAAGACTCGGGCGCCGTGGGCTCGATACGGCTCACGGCGATGAGGATAGCGGAGCGCCACGACGCGCACGTCGTGCCGCTCGGAGAGTGAGCGTACGAGGTTCGTGATTGCGGGAATGCACCAGTCTTCATCGCTGGCGGCGAATCCCGGGAGCACGATACCCAGGTTCATTTCTTGAGACCTTCGAGATAGAGGACGGTCACAATGCCTCCGCGAGGCGGGTCCCGTGCCACAGCGAGCGGCAGTGGCCGAAGATCCAGATGGCGGGAAGCAAAGTGACGACGGTAATGGCGAGAAACGCCAGCACCATACCCATCGATCCGAAATGCGCTCCGAGAGGAGCGAGCACGCCCACGGCGAGCAGCCCCTCCGCGAGGTACAGCGGCGTGAAAGGCTCCTTTTTGTGAGCGCGCAGATAGCTCCCCATCGCCAGCCGAAGCTGTTGCAGAACGCTCGCGGCCAGCAGGATGGCGCTCTCGCGGAGAGGAAGAAACCTCTCCGCGACCGGGGAGAGCGACCAGATCACGCCACAGAACGAAACGGCGCCCAGCGTCGAGAAGGCTATCGAACGCGTTGCGGCGCGGCGAAACTCCGCGTCCATGGCTTCGTACTCTTGCCGAGCGGCGAGGACGGCGAGCCGCGGGACTCGGGTGACGACAAATGAGAACGCCGTGGACATCAGCGCGCCCGCGACGCCAAGGGTCATCCCCATGCGGCCCGCTACCTCGGGGCCGTGGGATGCGAACAAGACCGGGGTGAAGAGGGAGAACAGCACGTAACCCCCGGCAGAGCTCACGGCGAAACGCCACTGCAGGGGCCAAACCTCTCGCCTCCAGGAGATCGAGGCCGACACGATTCCGAGATGGTCGCGAATGAAGCCGATGCCTTGGCGCCCCAGCCCGGCGAGCCCCGTGCCGAGAGACACGGCCCGTGCAATGGGGATGGCGGCGAGGCCGCTCCCTGCCAGGATCGCGATGATCGCGGCGACACGATCCGAGACCGCCTGAGCGAGGCGAACGGCATAGACCTCGTCGACGCGGTTCACTCCCTCGAGGACGGAGAAGAGCGGCGTGGTGACGAACCTTGCCCCAGTGAGCACGCACGAGAGCCACCAGATCCCTTCCCAGGCGATTGCGGTGTCGGGTGCAAATGTCCGGAAGTAGATACTTCCCGAAAGCCCCAGTCCAACTCCCACGACCGCGCCAGTTGCGAGGTACCATCGCAGCGCGATGCGCACGAGCGAAGCGAGGCGCGAGTGGGACTGGGGTTGCGCCCATTCGTGACTCGCCAACTGTTGCACGACGCCACCGAACCCGAGATCCACGAGAGTCTGAAACGTGAGAAGAGACAGGAACGTGTAGTAGAAGCCTTGCTCTTCGGGTGAGAAGACGACGCCGACGATCGCGAGAGTCACGAGGCCCGAGAGGCTCCCCCAGATGCGATTCAACATCGCGTATACCGTCGCCATCATCGGCTCTCCATCACGAGCTTCATTCCCAGCTCGGCCACGCGGGCGGGCTCGTAGCGGGTCAAGCAGCGCACGTCGCCGAACCGACACAGCTCTTCCATGCAATAACCGCACTCGAGATCGCCCGAGTCGAGGCAAATCGATCGCGCGCCGAGGGGCCGTGACCAATCGCCCCGGCTCGAGCCGAAAAGCGCGATGGTGGGAACGCCGGAGCTCCATGCCATGTGCATGAGCCCGGAGTCCTCGGATAAGACGAGATCGGCTTTGCGGACGATCGCGAACGCCTCGGAGGGAGTCGTGAGGCCGACGAGATCGAGAAGCCGACCATCGAGCTCGGCGCGCAGGGCCTCGGCTTTCCGCTTCATCGAGGGAAGCCCAAGGACGAGAAAGCTCGTGGGTCGGTCGTCGATCTTCTGCCACGCGCGGGCAAAGCGGGCGTAGCTTGCAACCGGCCAGTTTCTCGACGGAAAGGCGCCAGCGGGGTTGAGAACGATCAGTCGGTGCTCTTTTCGGAAGCCGGCTTCCGCGAGGAGGTCTCGTGCCCCTTCGTGCTTGCGGAGAACGAGATCGGCGTCGAGGCCTGCCGGACCCAGTCCCGCCGCGTCGAGAGCTTCTCGCGTCCTTTCTCCCGCGGGCCGAGGAGCCGTGGTATCGAACCGCGAGGTGCGATGCGGGCGCAGGAAGCGGGTCACCGCGCGGGAGATCTCGTTGTTCTGCAGATCGACCACGACGTCGTAGTCCCTCGATATGAGCCGGGGAAGAAGCACGCTGGTGAAGAGACATTGCAGCTTGAACTGGCGCCCTCCGGTTACGGCGTGAATCCGAGAGAACAGCTCTAGGGAACGGGGAATGGAGGCAAACTCACGGCGCGTGAGCAGATCGATCTCGAAATCAGGGTTACGCCGTTTCACGTCGTTGAGATAGGGAAGCGTGATCACGACGTCTCCCAGGGCATGAAGGCGGATCGCGAGAATGCGGCAGGATCGCGAACCGTTCGAGCGGTTCACGAAGACGGTCTCCGGATCGCCGCGGATGCTGCGCCCAGCGTCATCCAAAAAGTGAGATAGAGCGGCGTCGCCTCGAAGAGGTAGTCCAAAAGGCCGTGGACCAGCACGCCGGCGAGCGAGCAAAGGATGGCCGCGTTCAAGATCGGCAGTGGCCTCGCCAAAAGGCCGCCCAGGGCGGAGCCCATGAGAATCGCAAACGCGGCCGTGCCGAGTATTCCCGTCGTGGCGAGGAGCTCGAGATAGAGGCTGTTCGAGAAAGTCCTCGTGTCCCATTCGTCGTGACCGGCCGCGGGGCCGTAGAGCCAGCGAAAGTTGTCCGGGCCGACGCCGAGCAGGGGGCGGGAAGCAAACAGATGAAAGGCGCTCGTCCAGAGCTCGAGACGTCCGGGGCGCCAGACCGTCCGCGCCGTCTGCGGAGCCTTCTGCGAATCCGCCTTCTCGACGTCGCCCACCGTGACCGTCACCGGGGATCCGAGGCCCACCTTGTCCGAGAACCAGGTCGTGTGCTCGTGCACCATGTCCCAGACGAGAAGGTAGTTTCCTGGATTTCTCGGCGCTCGAACCGTCGAGGCGAGCAGGATCGACTCCCCCGGCGCGACCTCGCGTCCGAGCGAAGTCCGTTCGCCTTCGATCGCGACGGGCTCGATGACCTCGCCGCTTTTCCGGAACCAGCGGTAGGACAGGTGAATGGGTTTGGATCCGCCTCCCGCCCACGTGAGCTTGCCGGCGTTGATGGCCTTGACGTTCGTCTGGGTGAGCTCGGCGGGTGCGAGAGCCAGGGACTTCTCCATGGGCTCGATCCGTGCCTGGTACCAGCTTCGGTCGCCCTCGCTCGAGATTCGCCAACGGAACGTGGGATCGGAGAGGAACGCGACGACGGTGACGACGCAAAAAGCCCCGTGCAGTCGAGCGAAGAACGGTGTCGTCCGTGTTAAGGCCCAGAAGAGAAACGTTCCTGTGAGCGCGCCCAGGAGGGCACCCCGAGAGTGCGTCAGAAGCACGCCCAAATACATGACGACCGCAGCAAAGAATGACGATCGCGGTCTCGAGCGGAAAAAATAGAGAGCGAAGGGAATCGTCGCGACGAGGAAGCCTCCGAGAAGGTTCGGATAGGAGAAGGTCCCGGTGATGCGCGGCGAGCCCCCGACCTCGAACACCTGCTCGCGAAAAGCGCGCAGCCCGGGAAGAGGGTCCGGCCAGTTTGCGCGCTCGATGAGTCCGATCGTCGCGGCGAGCAAGCCGGCGATGGCGAGGGCCCCGAAGAGGATCCTGAATCGCTGGCGAACCGCGAGGGCAAGCGAAGTCGTGAAGAAAACGACGATACCCGCGAGGACGCGCAGGCTTGCCTTGAAGGGAAGGAGCCGTGGCTCATCGGCCCAAATCGTCGAGACGAGGCAAGCGGCGAGGAAAAAAACGGCGGCCGGTCCAAGAGGTACGGCCCCGCGACCTTCACGCGTGAGCGCGAGCCCGGAGCAAAGCAGGAGTCCCCCGGCGGTGAGCTCGAGCAAGCTCAGCTCGAATCCCCAGATAACTCCGAGGGGCTTCATGGGCTCGAAGGGCAGCGCGAGCGCCAGCACGGCGAGCGGAACGATGGCGCTCACGGTGTTCGCTCCGCGACGAAGACGGGGAAGCGGGCCGGAGGCGGCAGCCCTTTGACCCGGCAGTACAGGCGTCGGGCGACGCGGTGGCCACCTTCGAAGGGAGCCCGGACCTCGACACGAAACCCGGCGAGTCTCAGCAGAGACCGAAACGAGCCGAGGACGAGAAACCCGGTCGTATGGTCGATGCCGTCGATGCCGTATCGTGCGATGTGCTCGGTTCGTCGTCGCTCGACCATCCTGCGGCCCGCGGCCTCCTCCTCGTAGGTCGGCGAATCGGCCACGAGGAACAGCCCGCCGGGGCGAACTACGCGGCGAGCCTCATGAACCGCGCGTTCCAGGCAACGGGCGTAGTGAAGCGAGCCGACGTGAACCACGATATCGAACTGAGCGTCTTCCAGAGGAAGCTCTTCGAACTCGGCGCGAGCTTTCGTCAGAAGGCCTCGTAGCTCTCGCCGATCCTCGGCGTAGCGGGGCAGTGCGCCGAGGCCGTCCTCGGGGTCGAGAGAAATGTCGGTGGCGAGCACGAAGTGCCCCATCCGGGCGAGACGATACGAGAGCCATCCGTTGCCCGCACCGAGATCGAGGACGCGGAGCGAAGCATTGCCGAAGCGCGCCTCGATCTCTGCACAGAGGATGCGGTAGCTGCGAGCCCGCAGCTTCCAGATGGCTCGGTGGCGACCGGTCGTATCGTGCAGAGGAAGGCCGAGGTAATAATCAGGCGGGCCGCCCCATCCTTCCTCGTGTCGCACGGTACGGTAGGCCTCGAGAAACGGTCGAAGCTCGTACTGGCGATCGGAGCGAAGCAAAGGAAGCACCCCGTCCGCACCCTCGATCCGCCGTCCCTCGGTGGGGCAAAGAACGTCGTAGCCGGCTGCGAAGGCCGAGGCCCCGCATTCGGGACATCGAAGCTTGAAAAAGTCTTCGGTCGCTTCACACCGAGCGAGCATGATCGACCTCGGGCACCGATTCCGCCGGTGTCTCGGCGGCGGGCGCGATCCGGGCCCTTCGAATCGCGGCGATCCTCTCCCCCAACGATCGACTGTGGTCGTTGAAGTGGAGCTTGATGAGACCGGGCTCGAGCTTGACCGCGTCCGGACGGTCCGATTGTCTAACCCGTCGGCCGAGGTGCCAGCCGAGAACCCGCCAGGAAACCTGCTCGATGAGCGCTCCGAAAGGAGCCAGGGCGCATTCCCAGAAGAACGAGCCGACAGTCTCGTCTCTCGCGCATTCGTCCTGAAGACGGGGATATCCTTGCCAGAAGTTGGGGAAGAACCGTGCGCCCCACGCGTTGGCCCGGACCAAACGGATGTACTGGTCTCGTCCGAAGAGCGGCTTCATCCCCACGATCTGACTCGCGGTGAAGGGATCTCGCTCGGCGAGCTCGAGCCGATCTTCCGCTACGAAGTAGTTCAGGCACAGCGTTCTTCTCAGCCCGAGAACCTTCATCACCGCGAAGAGGTAGAGGGCCACGGTCCAGGCGCGCCCCCGAGCCGTCACCAGAAACAGATCGATGTCCCCGTCCTTGGCGTTGTCGTGCGCGCTGGCCCCGGACAAGGCGACCATTCGGACGAACGGAGCTCGGCGAACCAGTCCGATCGCGTGACGCTTGCTCTCCAGAAGGGCTCGGGTCCGGAGGCGCGCGTTGCGCCGAGTCGCGATGCTGCTCCTCTGACCTGCGAGGAAGTAGTACGGTGGCACGCGGTCGATCCGTTCCTGGAGAAGCGGGTCTTCCACCAGGAGTCGGGCCACTTCCATTTTCGAGGCCGGAACTTCGATCAAGGCGCGATGGATCTCGTCGAGCCTCATGGGAAAGTCGAACTCCGCCCCGTAGGTGATCGTGTCGAGGATGGCCCGCGCCGTGCGTGAGCCCGACACCAGGCGAGGCCGCGCTCGAACGGTCGCCCGCCCGAGCGCCTCCTGGTATACCTCGAGCGTTTCGCTCACGGTGCGCTCCCAGCTGAACGAGCGCGCCCGTGCCAGGCCGGTTCGCGCGAGCCGCTCGCGCAGACTCGCGTCCGAGAGTCCCGAGTCGATCCCCTCCGCAAGCTCGACTTCGTCGAACGGATTCACCCGAAGCGCGGCGCCCCCGGCAACCTCCGCGAGAGACGAGGTATTGGAGGTGACGACGGGAGTGCCACAGGCCATGGCCTCGACGACGGGAAATCCGAAACCTTCGTAGAGCGACGGGTAGACGAACAGCTCCGCGTGGGAGTAGAGCGCGGGAAGGTCGCTTTCGCTGGCGTAGCCGAGCCTCTTGACCCGGCTCTCCAGGCCGAGAGCCTCGATGGTGGCGATGAGCTCCGACGAATGCCAGCCCAGATCCCCTGCGAGGTAGAACCGATGATCCGGGAACCGTGTGGCGATTCTGGCGAAAGCACGGATCGTGCGAACGAGGTTCTTCCGCGGCTCGAGAGTGCCGACGTAGAGAAGGTAGGGACGCTCGACACCGTAGCGCTCCGCGAGCGACGCCGCAGTCGCCTCGCTTCGCGATGGGCGAAACTCCGGATGGGGTGCGTGGGGGATGGCTCTGATTCGCGCGCGATCGATGCCGAACAGTTGTGCCACGTCCTCTCGCGCCGACTCCGAGGGGGTGATGACATGACGGGCGCGCCGGGCGATCTCGGGCGATAGCGCCTTGGTCAGGAGGCGCTTGCGCCAGGTGTGGTGGCGTGGCATGAGCTCGAGCGTCATATCGTGCACGGTCACCACGTAAGGAACGTCGGTGAAGTAGGGTCCGAGAAAATTCGTGAAATGACAGAGATCGGGGCGAAGACGTTCGAGCACGAAAGGGAGCACGGCCTGCATCCAGACGGCGCGGACGGGAAAGCGACCCTCGAGTACGTTTCGCGTTCTCGGAAACTCCGGGAGATCGAGCTCTCGGTTCGAGAGGACAAGAACCTCGTCGACTGGATTGGCTTCGCCTCCCACCTGCGTCAGCCGTTCCAGGAGGCGCTCGGTGTAATAGCCCACGCCGGTCTTGTTGCCCCGAATGGTCGTGGCGTCGAATGCTAGGAGCACGACGAGAGCTCCTGTGTCTCGAGGGTGTTTGGCTTTGCCGGGAAGAGAACGAGGTCCGCCATCAGGCTCGAACTGACGATGGTCAAGCTGAGCTCGGCGATGAGCACCGCGATCGCCGCTCCCGTGGCGCCGTACGAGGGAACCAACATCACATCGAACGCCACTCCCACAGCGAGACGCACGGCGATGGCGGCGACGAGTCGCCTCATTCGATGCGCCGCGATGAGGACGTGCGTCGTCGAGGCGTTGACGAACACCGCGAGAAGCGTGATGCCGAGGTAGACGAGAGGGTTCGCCGCCTCTCGGAACCCCTCGCCATAGAAGGCAACGGTGAGAGTCTCCGCGAACAACGTGAAGGCCACGACAATTGGTAAGGCGAGTGCAAGGGACCACGCGAGAAGCAGACGCGCGAGCGAGGCGAAGTCGCTCCGGCCGAATCGCGAGGCGAGCAGCGGAAACGTCCCCGCGGCAAGCCCGCCGGACACCACGAACGTCGCCTCGAACAGCCGAAAGGCAGCCTGGAAGACACCCGCTTCGTAACTGCCCCGCAGGGCGGAAACGATGAAGAGGTCGGCCCGCAGGTAAACGAGAGTGATCACACCGGTCGTTGCGAGCGGCACGGCTTCTCGCAGCAGCGTTGCCGCGCCGGCCGTTGACGCGCGGCCCCACTCCCGGATCGTCGCCGCGGCGGCGGCAAGAGCGAGCAGAAGAACGACGAGGCTCGCGGTCGCGAGTCCGAGCGCCAGATTCTCGACGGATTCACCTCGGGTGATCGTCCACGCCGCCGCCAGGATCCAGCCCCCGCGAAGTAGAGCGAGCAAAGCCCCTTCCCGTCCCACCAGGCCGCGGCTTCTCAGAGCGACTCCGAACAGCTCCACCCAGGAGCCGAGCAATTGCGCCGCGAGAAGGAGGAGCAGGAGCCTCGAGGGGGAATAGACGAACGATCCCGCGGCCACGATCCCTGTCAGCATGAGCTTCGCGGCAACGGCACTCGCGAGGACCTTGGTTGAGGGGGAGCTCGACATCGCTCGCAGGCTGACGAGATGAAGGCCGAGGTCGGTCAACTGGGCGATCATGAACGCCCCGTACCAGTACACGGCGTAGCTTCCGAAGCCGGACGCGCCCAGACTGCGGGCGAGCAGAATCGAGAGAAGGAAACCGAACAGACGTCCCAGAACGTCCCAGGCCAGCTTGGTCGAGCCTGCAGCGAGCGCCTTTCGTGTTAGCTCGCTCACGCGGAAATCCACGAGAAGAGACGAAGCAAATCGCGTGCCTTGGACCGAGAAGCGCGAAGCGTGGGTTGGTTCCGCGTCGCAAGCGTTCCGCGCGTTACCGCGCTCGTAAGCGGATTACGTAATGAGGAAAGTCGCGAGAGCTAACGCGACTCTGCCTCGAACCCGCCTTCGCTAGAGCTTCGGCGGGACCGCCGTAGTCTTGACGGAGGCGGCCGACGAGGCGGCACTTCGTGTCCACCTTCGACCGTCGGCCTTCGAGAGCGCACTTCCGGGTTTCCCTTGCGGGACCACCTCGAGAGCGCGATGCGAGCTGCGGTCCATCGCGCGAGATTGGCGAGGCAACGCGCCAGTCGAAGGGGATGGGGCAGCCTCCGGAGCTCGCGCCGCAAGCGGAACTCGCTGTGAACGAGGCGATAGAGAGCCCGGTAGAACTCCGGCGGGTAGGTTCCAACGAACATCAGATCGAGGTCGTCACTGTGAGCCCAGTTCGACTTGACGGCAAGCTCCGCTCGAACCCGCTCGTAGAAAGGCGTTCCCGGCAGCGGGTAGCTGACCGATATGCCAATCTCGTCCGGCGCCGCGTCCCGCACGAGAGACCGGGTGCGGGCGATATCACTCCAAACCTCGCCGGGATAGCCGAACTGCAGGAAGAAGCCCACGGCCATGCCTTCGGCTCTCAGCAGACGCGTGGCGTCGACAATCTGCTCGACCGTCGTCCCCTTGTCCATCGCATCCAGGATTCGCTGCGATCCGCTCTCGGCTCCGACCCATACGCTTTCGCAGCCGGAACGTCTTAGAGCTCGCGCCACACCGTCGTCGATCAGGTCGACCCTCGCCTGGACCTTGTAGGGGGTCGCGCAGCCTCGGGCCTCCACTTCCTCGGAGAATGCCTCGACCCAACCCGGCTTCAAACCGAATATGTCGTCCGCGAACCAAACGTGATCGGGCTCGATGGTCCCCTTGAGCCACGAAAGCTCCTCGGCGACCGCCGCCGGGGACCGGACGTTGTAACGTTGTCCGTAGATTGGCTTCGCACACCAGTTGCAGCGATAGGGGCAGCCGCGGGTGGTGACCATGTTGATGGAAAAGCGCGTATGTCGGGCCCTCCAGGCCCGGCGGTAGCGCGCGATGTCCACGAGGTCCCAGGCGGGGAACGGGAGCTCGTCGAGATTACGCAGGAATCCGCGCGCCGATGTCTTCACGACGCGTCCATCGGGATCGACAAACGCGAGCCCGGCCACTCGTTTCGCTTCATCACCGTTGCCCGACGATAGCGCCTCGGCGAGCTCGAAGAGTGTTTGCTCGCCTTCTCCAAGGATGGCGAAATCCATCGGCGTCTCCAGATAGGACTCCAGGTGATCGGTGGCGTCCGAGCCGTGCACCACGACGAGTGCTCCCCTGGCTCTGGCGAGCCTGGCTTTCGTGCGCGCGGCTTCACGCATGTTGGTGAGACACATCTTGGACAGATAATTGAAGTCGTCCTCGTAAATGGCGACGAGATCCGGACGGAAGCTTTCGAGGTGGGCCTCGAACTCGGCATGGCCCGAGACCAGCATCGAGTCCGAGAGGCGCACGTCGTGCCCGCCCTGCCTGAGCCTCGCCGCAGCGTACAGCGTTCCGAGAGGTGGATAGGGCTCGAGGTTCGACGCCTGTTTGGGATCCAGCTCGAGCTGGTAGGCGGGCGAGAAGAGAACTTTCATTCGACCTTATGGTAGCTCAAGCAGGGTGATGACCAACTCAGCCCACCCTGTGCGAGCGGAGCGTTCGACTTCGCCAAGGCTTCGTCGAAACCGCGATTAAAGGTCCCGCCACGGCATTGAGTACTCTATTGGAAAAAGTCCCTGAGCTATACTCGGCGCGGCCGATGATGAGGACCGCGCTCTGTCTCGCCCTAGCGGTGTCTGCGTCTGCTTCCGAGCGAATCCGGTACGGTGGAGAGCTGATCGTCAATTACTCCGCCCGCGACGAAGGCTATTTCAATTTCGTGCAGTACGACCGCAGCGGCCTGAGAATCTTTCGCGTCAACTTCGCCGCCGAGCTCCACGCGAACGATCATTTCGCCTTCCTGACCGAGATTCGAACCGACAATCTCGATGTGCCCTTACCCTACGCGCTCTACGTTCGCCTGAAGCCGTGGCCCGAGCGTTCGGTAGACATCGAGGTTGGACGGATTCCTCCGGTCTTCGGTGCGTTTGCGCGGCGACGCTACGAACAGGACAATCCTCTCATCGGTTACCCCCTCGCCTATCAATACCCCACGGTGATGCGAGCCGACGCCGCGCCGGCGTCGGTATCGGAGCTCTTGTCGCAAAGAGGCAGGGGGGCCATGGTCTACTATTCGATCGGCGAGCGATCGTTGAGCTCGGGTCTTCCCATATTCAACCCTTTGAAATGGGATACGGGTGCCTCGGTGCGCGCGGCCAACCAACGGCTCGAGGGCGCGCTGGCGGTGACTCAAGGCACGGTGACGAATCCTCTGGTCCGGGACGACAACTCGGGAAAGCAGCTCGCCGGTCGCCTGGGATGGCGTCCCGGTCCGGCGTGGATCGTCGGGGTCTCGGGAGCGCGAGGCGCCTACGTGAGCGACGAGGTCGGTGCCGAGGGCTTCCAAACGGCGTGGGGAATGGACGCGGAGTTCTCGCAGGGTTACTGGATCCTCCGTTCGGAGCTGATCTGGAGCCGCTGGGACGCCCCTACGCTCGACGTGGGACCGCTCGACGCGCTCGCGTGGATGCTCGAAGGTCGATACAAGCTCGGTCCAGGTTTCTATGTGGCCGGTCGAGCCGATCACATCGGCTTCTCGCAAATCGTTGCGACGTGGGACGCGCCGGTGAGCCGGTTCGAGATCGGTGTGGGCTACAACTTCCACCGCCATGTGCTCGGCAAGTTCTCGATTCAGCACAACCGCAGGGACGGCGGGCGGGTAAGGTCGGACACGATTCCCGCGGCCCAAGTCCTCTTCTGGTTCTGACGGATGGCGGAACTGAGGCGAGTCGTGTTTGCGTCTCTTCCCTCGGCTCGAATCGTTGGGCTCGCCCTCGCCTCGGTCCTCGTAGGAGTAGGGGGCGCGGGACCGGCCGACCCTACGACCGGAGCCATCGTCGGGCGTGTGGACGTCAAGCTTCCATTGGGCCCGCCGCGCGAGCGTCCCTCGATCCGGGGGTCGAGCTCTTTGACCACCACCGATAGGGGGCGCCCCGATAGAAGGCAGAGCGTCGTCTACATCGCGGTAGCTCAACAGGGCGCTTTCGAAGCGAGCGCGAGGCGGCGCGCGACCCTCGACCAGAGGCAAGAGACTTTCGTTCCCTACGTTTTGCCGATCACCGCGGGAACGTCGGTGGATTTTCCCAACAGCGATCCTTTCTTTCACAATGTCTTTTCCCTTTCCAAGGCGAAGCGCTTCGATTTGGGCCGCTACCCGAAGGGCGAGACCAAGTCGGTGCGTTTCGACGAGCCCGGCGTCGTTCGCGTGTTCTGCGAGATTCACTCGCATATGAGTGCATTCGTGCTCGTCTTCACGCATCGTTACTTCGATGCGACCGAGCCCGATGGTTCCTACCGCATCGACGGCGTGGCCCCGGGGACTTATGATGTCGTGGTCTGGACCGACGGGGAGGATCGGGTGCGCCGGAGCGTAAGGGTGAATGGGGGAGAGACGACCGAGGTGGATTTCGTAGTCGAGTGAAGCGCGCGTGAAAGCCATATCGTCTCTCAAGAACCGCGTCTTTCTGGCCTCGGCATTCGTGGCCGTCCTGTCCATCGCGCTCGGGACGCATCTGGTTACCGTGCGTGTCCGGGCGGAGGCCGAGGCGGAGCTCGAAAGAGATCTGACGCGGGCCGCGGAGCTTCTGGCAGAACATTACCGCTCGCGCACCGAGACCCTCCATCAGATGGCCTGGCTCCTGGCCGACCTGCCGAGACTCAAAGCCGCCGTCGCGACCGGGGACGGCCCGACGGTCGAGCCCATCGCCCGCGATTACAAAGATCGCGTCGGACTGGACATCGTCGAGATCCGTGACGACGAAGGTGAAGTGCTGGTAACCCTCGGCCGCCGAGGTGCCATGGAGGCCATCGAGCTGGCGACCCTCCCCATCGCCGTCGGCCCGGAGCCCATGGAGGAGCTGGGCACCCTGAGCGTTGGTTTCTACCTGGACGACGCGCTGGTGCGGGAGATGCAAGCCATCACCCAGAGTGAGATCGCGCTCGTTGCCGACAGACGAATCGTAGCCGCCACGCTGCCGATGGATGCTCGGCCCCTTCATGACGATGATTACGCCGTGAGGGAGGTGGCTATCGGCGAGGGAGGCCTCGAGGCCTTCGTCATGCGCTCGCGCAGCGAGCGACTGTCGTTTCTGACCACGTTTCGCCAGGGGCTCGTCGTCTCCGCGCTCTTCGGCATCCTCCTCGCCGTCATCTTGAGCTATGCCGTTGCCCGAACCGTTACCCGGCCGCTGGGGGTGATCTCGGAAGCGATGAGAGAGATGACTTCGACGGGTGATCTGACACGGAAGATCGAGCTCAGGGGAGTCCTCGTGGACGAGGATGCCACGCTCCTGGCATCGGCGTTCAATCGTCTGACCGATGCCATCGCTCAGTTCCAGCGTGAGGCGGCTTCGAAGGAAAGACTTTCCGCGCTCGGAAGGATGTCGACGGTACTGGCGCACGAGATCCGCAATCCTTTGATGATCATCAAGGCCTCGCTTCGCAGCCTACGTCGCGAAAAACCCTCGAGCGAAGAAGTGGAGGAAGCCGCGTTCGACATCGACCACGAAGTCACTCGGTTGAATCGAATGGTGGGCGACGTGCTCGATTTCGCGCGGCCGATCAAGCTCGACCTGCAACCGGCCGATTTGAATGCCATCTGCACCAGCGCCGCCGAGGCCGCCTTCATCGGTGCCGACTCCCTCAGATACGAGCTCCGTCTCGACGATCGTCTCCCCTTGGTGGTGACCGACGGGGAGCGCCTTCGCACCGCGCTGGTCAACATCCTCGCCAACGCCAGGGAAGCGGTGGTCGCCGCGCCCCCGCGAAGCGGT
Proteins encoded in this region:
- a CDS encoding glycosyltransferase family 9 protein — protein: MNRSNGSRSCRILAIRLHALGDVVITLPYLNDVKRRNPDFEIDLLTRREFASIPRSLELFSRIHAVTGGRQFKLQCLFTSVLLPRLISRDYDVVVDLQNNEISRAVTRFLRPHRTSRFDTTAPRPAGERTREALDAAGLGPAGLDADLVLRKHEGARDLLAEAGFRKEHRLIVLNPAGAFPSRNWPVASYARFARAWQKIDDRPTSFLVLGLPSMKRKAEALRAELDGRLLDLVGLTTPSEAFAIVRKADLVLSEDSGLMHMAWSSGVPTIALFGSSRGDWSRPLGARSICLDSGDLECGYCMEELCRFGDVRCLTRYEPARVAELGMKLVMESR
- a CDS encoding O-antigen ligase family protein — encoded protein: MSAIVPLAVLALALPFEPMKPLGVIWGFELSLLELTAGGLLLCSGLALTREGRGAVPLGPAAVFFLAACLVSTIWADEPRLLPFKASLRVLAGIVVFFTTSLALAVRQRFRILFGALAIAGLLAATIGLIERANWPDPLPGLRAFREQVFEVGGSPRITGTFSYPNLLGGFLVATIPFALYFFRSRPRSSFFAAVVMYLGVLLTHSRGALLGALTGTFLFWALTRTTPFFARLHGAFCVVTVVAFLSDPTFRWRISSEGDRSWYQARIEPMEKSLALAPAELTQTNVKAINAGKLTWAGGGSKPIHLSYRWFRKSGEVIEPVAIEGERTSLGREVAPGESILLASTVRAPRNPGNYLLVWDMVHEHTTWFSDKVGLGSPVTVTVGDVEKADSQKAPQTARTVWRPGRLELWTSAFHLFASRPLLGVGPDNFRWLYGPAAGHDEWDTRTFSNSLYLELLATTGILGTAAFAILMGSALGGLLARPLPILNAAILCSLAGVLVHGLLDYLFEATPLYLTFWMTLGAASAAIRRPSS
- a CDS encoding class I SAM-dependent methyltransferase, whose amino-acid sequence is MLARCEATEDFFKLRCPECGASAFAAGYDVLCPTEGRRIEGADGVLPLLRSDRQYELRPFLEAYRTVRHEEGWGGPPDYYLGLPLHDTTGRHRAIWKLRARSYRILCAEIEARFGNASLRVLDLGAGNGWLSYRLARMGHFVLATDISLDPEDGLGALPRYAEDRRELRGLLTKARAEFEELPLEDAQFDIVVHVGSLHYARCLERAVHEARRVVRPGGLFLVADSPTYEEEAAGRRMVERRRTEHIARYGIDGIDHTTGFLVLGSFRSLLRLAGFRVEVRAPFEGGHRVARRLYCRVKGLPPPARFPVFVAERTP
- a CDS encoding glycosyltransferase family 1 protein — protein: MLLAFDATTIRGNKTGVGYYTERLLERLTQVGGEANPVDEVLVLSNRELDLPEFPRTRNVLEGRFPVRAVWMQAVLPFVLERLRPDLCHFTNFLGPYFTDVPYVVTVHDMTLELMPRHHTWRKRLLTKALSPEIARRARHVITPSESAREDVAQLFGIDRARIRAIPHAPHPEFRPSRSEATAASLAERYGVERPYLLYVGTLEPRKNLVRTIRAFARIATRFPDHRFYLAGDLGWHSSELIATIEALGLESRVKRLGYASESDLPALYSHAELFVYPSLYEGFGFPVVEAMACGTPVVTSNTSSLAEVAGGAALRVNPFDEVELAEGIDSGLSDASLRERLARTGLARARSFSWERTVSETLEVYQEALGRATVRARPRLVSGSRTARAILDTITYGAEFDFPMRLDEIHRALIEVPASKMEVARLLVEDPLLQERIDRVPPYYFLAGQRSSIATRRNARLRTRALLESKRHAIGLVRRAPFVRMVALSGASAHDNAKDGDIDLFLVTARGRAWTVALYLFAVMKVLGLRRTLCLNYFVAEDRLELAERDPFTASQIVGMKPLFGRDQYIRLVRANAWGARFFPNFWQGYPRLQDECARDETVGSFFWECALAPFGALIEQVSWRVLGWHLGRRVRQSDRPDAVKLEPGLIKLHFNDHSRSLGERIAAIRRARIAPAAETPAESVPEVDHARSV